The Saccharomycodes ludwigii strain NBRC 1722 chromosome II, whole genome shotgun sequence genome window below encodes:
- a CDS encoding uncharacterized protein (similar to Saccharomyces cerevisiae YLL023C | POM33 | POre Membrane 33 kDa), protein MSSTSRTNTPQNKNTHASANASRITTTPFQRLILLTKTTQFAWFVGHFTTFLSFIFYNLNGFPQFLYNLFYVGVLVSFGVQLYQCHFSTRRGAAGISNNIQGLISDVNFPYFIMAILWLLTPVNVIGCLPFFIFSLFHSLTYLKSILLPQVFNPNLPIISKINSFLVTNQERSMIYSANLELACLFSVFFRALLWRPRSWIVLIAYILFIRTRYHGSIFMQDSIRHWVVRLDGVLSSPNVNIKIKMAYTRLKAYIERFDLLVSQYTRNLVKGNTSGSSDKDAAETKRQQ, encoded by the coding sequence ATGTCAAGTACCTCAAGGACTAATACAccacaaaataaaaacaccCACGCTTCTGCAAATGCCAGTAGAATTACTACTACTCCATTCCAaagattaattttattaacaaaaacGACCCAATTTGCCTGGTTTGTTGGCCATTTCACtacatttttatcttttatcttttacAATTTAAACGGTTTCCCTCAATTTTTATACAACTTATTCTATGTTGGCGTGTTGGTATCGTTTGGTGTTCAATTGTACCAATGTCATTTCTCAACTCGTCGTGGTGCTGCCGGTATTTCCAATAACATACAAGGCTTAATTTCAGATGTCAATTTCCCATATTTTATAATGGCTATTTTATGGCTGTTAACACCAGTTAATGTGATTGGCTGCTTgccattttttatattctcTTTGTTTCATTCACTAACTTATTTGAAATCAATTTTACTTCCACAAGTGTTTAATCCAAACCTACCAATAATTTCGAAAATTAACTCCTTTTTAGTTACGAACCAAGAAAGGAGTATGATCTACAGTGCTAATTTAGAATTGGCCTGTTTATTTTCCGTTTTTTTCCGTGCTTTGCTTTGGAGACCTAGATCATGGATTGTTTTAATTGCTtacattttgtttattagaACCAGATATCATGGCTCTATTTTTATGCAAGACAGTATAAGACATTGGGTAGTTAGATTAGACGGTGTTTTGAGCTCACCAAACGtcaatattaaaatcaagATGGCTTATACTAGATTGAAGGCCTATATTGAAAGATTTGATTTATTAGTTTCTCAATATACTCGCAACCTAGTGAAGGGTAATactagtggtagtagtgaTAAAGATGCTGCAGAAACTAAGAGACAACAGTGa
- the CDC3 gene encoding septin CDC3 (similar to Saccharomyces cerevisiae YLR314C | CDC3 | Cell Division Cycle), translating into MSVEVKKEVPSENQLLRETKTNNSDVSHLVNNGNSDVLTNTENAINIEGQVIPPQPELKIIRRKINGYVGFANLPKQWHRKSIRRGFCLNLLCVGQRGLGKSTLINTLFNKRLYDDVNDPFSEIELEKDIARKLQNISIDDDPNGVVNTNDNKVAIKALSTEIEENGVKLKLTVIDTPGFGDSIDNSDSWKPIVKEIDSRFDQYLDAENRINRTPLGSREDPRVHACLYFIEPTVHGLRSLDIEFCTQVYSKCNLIPIIAKSDILTDEEIEHFKKIIMIQLNEAGVELFQPPIYEKSDDIETVNSTKNLIDKYPFAVTASIDLVQALDGRVVRGRAYPWGCIEIDNASHSDFIYLSDLLIRQYMEELREKTNNVLYENYRSNKLFALGIKQDNSVFREYDPATRSIEERKLHEAKLAKLESEMKSVFQQKVSEKEKKLQKSEAELFARHKEMKEKLTKQLKALEEKKNQLEHSMVNAASVSASSQPTKKKGFLR; encoded by the coding sequence ATGTCTGTTGAAGTTAAAAAAGAGGTGCCAAGTGAAAACCAACTTTTACGTGAAACtaaaactaataatagtgatGTGTCACACCttgttaataatggtaattcCGACGTTTTAACCAATACAGAAAACGCTATTAATATTGAAGGCCAAGTTATACCACCACAACcagaattgaaaattattcGTCGGAAAATTAATGGGTACGTTGGTTTTGCTAACCTACCAAAACAATGGCACAGAAAAAGTATTCGTCGTGGATTTTGTTTGAATTTATTGTGCGTTGGTCAGAGGGGGTTGGGTAAATCCACCTTGATCAATACTTTGTTCAACAAAAGATTGTATGATGATGTGAATGATCCATTTAGTGAAATTGAACtagaaaaagatattgCCAGGAAATTGCAGAACATTTCTATTGATGATGACCCTAATGGTGTTGTTAATaccaatgataataaagttGCTATCAAAGCTTTGTCTACggaaattgaagaaaatggcgttaaattgaaattaacTGTTATTGATACTCCTGGGTTTGGTGATTCCATTGATAATTCCGACTCTTGGAAACCTATTGTGAAGGAAATAGACTCCAGGTTTGATCAATACTTGGATGCCGAAAATAGAATTAATAGAACACCGTTGGGTAGTAGAGAAGATCCCAGGGTCCATgcttgtttatattttattgagCCTACTGTACATGGGTTAAGGTCATTGGATATCGAGTTTTGTACACAAGTGTATTCTAAATGTAACTTGATTCCCATTATCGCCAAGTCAGATATTCTAACTGATGAAGAAATTGAGCATTTcaagaaaattattatgatcCAATTGAACGAAGCTGGTGTTGAATTATTCCAGCCCCCAATCTATGAAAAAAGTGATGATATCGAAACGGTAAATTCTACCAAAAACCTTATTGACAAGTATCCATTTGCAGTTACTGCATCTATTGATTTGGTTCAGGCTTTGGATGGTAGAGTAGTTAGAGGTCGTGCTTATCCATGGGGTTGCATCGAAATTGATAATGCTTCTCATTCTGATTTCATCTATTTAAgtgatttattaattagGCAATATATGGAAGAATTACGTgagaaaacaaataatgttttatatGAAAACTATAGATCCAATAAGTTGTTTGCTTTGGGTATAAAACAAGACAATAGTGTGTTTAGAGAATACGACCCAGCTACCAGATCTATAGAAGAAAGGAAATTACATGAAGCTAAATTAGCCAAACTAGAATCTGAAATGAAGTCtgtttttcaacaaaagGTTTCAgaaaaggagaaaaaattgCAAAAATCTGAAGCTGAATTATTTGCAAGACATAAGGAGATGaaggaaaaattaactAAACAATTGAAAGCTTtggaagagaaaaagaatcaATTAGAACATTCAATGGTTAATGCTGCCTCTGTGTCAGCTTCCTCACAgcctacaaaaaaaaagggattTTTACGTTAG
- a CDS encoding uncharacterized protein (similar to Saccharomyces cerevisiae YDR270W | CCC2 | Cross-Complements Ca(2+) phenotype of csg1), whose amino-acid sequence MAKNNLPSSQLVELKIHISNIHCDKCKTAILTKLKENHNIKSYIVPTSFTTKNATNTHKLKNIIRNGRLIPNLSYPSHFLKHCTGGKSIKANTSVLPFIYSIDIVEDDWLSIIGMANPVFLQNDNFVFEIVEILREIGYIPDNISMVPYGPDNGTVGTNKEAKNNKNSKTKTNKNFELFNEKTFEIPSSPKADENDSDTNSDIVKSHYKFCKVCQDTMLPVMDNVNTGVESYQQKTQMTHYKLKFSIQGMTCSNCSKSIASALSEMFTDKYGNTHSYELDKKVKLLAMNINSVNNLAEIEIETNFGLQNADSNRNNEIIQNIETVVEDLGYQGQLMQIYDCGTAEPKGNIADGSNPIDQYRLVAAIGGITCAACAATITNVCAELDFIKDISVNIVSKTGTFILRFAADEQAEKLKVLQETIEDCGFDFEILTPVTKIKKSTIAATTDTIGSKVSVPRRTFEIEISGIYCSNCPIRIMNVLKTPEYQINILESDLQTSTYSKKCKIKFDYQPQNIDGAKNNVTIRTIILDKLSKELQLNVKVVENESIEEHLNRLAKLETYNIGVYLLITFSIVIPTFIFGVVGMSLLAKTNPFYKWLEETLPHTNTSRVIWILFILSTPVYFYIDKIFHMKAIKEILMIWKFGGSSTWSKKFFKFGSMNLLMSLGTSVSYIASLGLLIANNVTKKNDAASNKSSMDTYYFDSVVFLTFFLLIGRLLESFSKCKAASSINELSKFKSDSALLKSTMEEINPLYLEIGDKIIVKNGESPPLDCKLLSYDYTDKNNKGATATSDANNSSNSINITDNDANNVEFDESCLTGESTPIIHIPGDVIYAGTINISGKPIILTPITTIEKNDSLLDQIISSVRDGQMNSPKIVQTADKITSIFVPLIILLAILTWIIWILITKINKNFIINSSTSSDSDISTGNAIVWSLNFAISVFVIACPCGIGLAAPTAMFVGSGIAAKNGILVKGGGHAFQQGSKINVVCFDKTGTLTLGGGKNFQVTNYCIDPKYEDEVTGGSREIGVKDIWGMIDKLESNSTHPLSIAIRNFLEQKLEMVQQKDSDGEMNPNYELLDSQEIPGCGLMGVFKNNRLKSGDTGNNKFTLLIGNEKFMHKQKEPGQITIISEKHQKMLETWKTQGKSIVVVSMLQQMKGANFITPILYFSIRDTIRPEAKYIINRLQNNFKIETWLISGDNEVTTKAIAKEVGIPVENVIAGVLPEEKAKAIESIRNGSIYTKKSANIAKPVICMVGDGINDAPALSIADVGVAMATGSDLAMTSSDFVLLSTDTNSSRNGSNGNMLYSLLTLIELSRKVFNRVKFNFCWALVYNMIGIPIAAGVLFPYKKTRLSPVWASCCMALSSVSVVLSSLLLKLYKPRRKKIISNKFKRSTEDNEPNVDDIEMFEPEKEAF is encoded by the coding sequence ATggcaaaaaataatttgccATCCTCCCAATTAGTTGAACTAAAAATACATATCTCAAATATCCATTGTGATAAATGTAAAACAGCTATCTTAaccaaattaaaagaaaatcataatattaaaagttaCATCGTTCCTACATCGTTTACAACTAAAAATGCCACTAACACccataaattgaaaaatattattagaaatggTAGATTAATTCCAAACTTGTCTTATCCttcccattttttaaaacattgcACTGGAGGCAAGTCTATCAAGGCTAATACCAGTGTTCTCCCATTTATTTACTCGATTGATATTGTTGAAGATGACTGGTTGAGTATAATTGGAATGGCAAATCCTGTTTTCTTacaaaatgataattttgtttttgaaatcGTCGAGATACTAAGGGAAATTGGATATATTCCAGATAACATTTCTATGGTACCTTATGGTCCTGATAATGGAACTGTAGGCACAAATAAAGAGgctaaaaataacaaaaatagtaaGACCAagacaaacaaaaatttcgaattatttaatgaaaaaacttttgaaaTACCATCGTCACCAAAAGCTGATGAAAACGACAGCGATACTAACAGCGATATTGTTAAAAGCCattataaattttgtaAAGTCTGTCAAGATACAATGTTGCCTGTTATGGATAATGTTAACACTGGTGTTGAATCCTATCAACAAAAGACTCAAATGACACATTacaaattgaaattttctATCCAGGGGATGACCTGTTCTAATTGCTCTAAATCTATAGCCAGTGCGCTATCTGAAATGTTTACTGACAAATACGGAAATACTCATAGTTACGAACTGgacaaaaaagttaaattaTTGGCAATGAATATTAACAGTGTCAATAATTTGGCtgaaattgaaattgaaaCCAATTTTGGCCTTCAAAATGCTGATAGCAACAGAAACAATGAGATTATTCAAAACATTGAAACTGTTGTTGAAGATTTAGGTTATCAAGGTCAATTAATGCAAATATATGATTGCGGTACTGCGGAACCAAAGGGTAATATCGCAGATGGTTCCAATCCCATTGACCAATATAGACTTGTTGCCGCTATTGGTGGCATTACTTGTGCAGCATGTGCAGCAACAATAACTAATGTTTGTGCTGAGTTAGATTTCATTAAGGATATTTCTGTTAACATTGTTTCCAAAACAGGAACATTTATATTGAGATTTGCCGCTGATGAACAAgctgaaaaattaaaagttttacaGGAGACAATCGAAGATTGTGGgtttgattttgaaatcTTAACACCAGTcacaaaaattaagaagAGTACAATAGCTGCCACTACTGACACCATTGGTAGCAAAGTTTCTGTGCCACGTAGAActtttgaaattgaaatttcAGGTATTTATTGCTCAAATTGTCCCATCAGGATAATGaatgttttgaaaacacctgaatatcaaataaacatattaGAGTCGGATTTACAAACTTCTACATATTCCAAGAAatgtaaaattaaatttgattACCAGCCACAAAATATAGATGGagctaaaaataatgttacCATTagaacaataatattggaTAAACTATCCAAGGAACTACAGCTAAACGTCAAAGTTGTAGAAAATGAATCCATTGAAGAACATTTGAATAGGTTAGCAAAATTGGAAACTTATAATATTGGTGTTTACTTATTAATCACTTTTTCTATTGTTATTCCAACGTTCATTTTTGGCGTTGTTGGGATGTCGTTGTTGGCTAAGACGAATCCGTTTTACAAATGGTTAGAAGAGACATTGCCACATACTAACACAAGTAGAGTTATAtggattttatttatattgaGTACTCCTGTCTACTTTTAcattgataaaatatttcacATGAAAGCAATTAAAGAGATTTTGATGATTTGGAAATTCGGTGGGAGTAGCACTTGGAgtaaaaagtttttcaaatttggCAGTATGAACTTACTAATGAGCCTTGGTACCTCTGTTTCATATATTGCAAGTTTAGGTTTATTGATAGCAAACAatgtaacaaaaaaaaatgatgcTGCTAGTAATAAAAGTTCCATGGATACATATTATTTTGACtctgttgtttttttgacattttttttattaatcgGTAGATTATTAGAAAGTTTTAGTAAATGCAAAGCGGCAAGCTCAATAAATGAGCTTTCCAAATTTAAATCAGATTCAGCGCTATTAAAATCAACTATGGAAGAAATTAATCCATTGTATTTAGAAATTGGAGATAAAATCATAGTTAAAAATGGTGAATCTCCACCATTAGATTGTAAGTTGTTGTCATATGATTATACggataaaaacaacaaaggGGCTACTGCTACTAGTGATGCCAATAATTCCTCTAATTCCATAAATATTACTGACAACGATGCCAATAATGTTGAATTCGATGAAAGCTGTCTAACAGGAGAATCTACGCCAATAATTCATATCCCGGGTGATGTAATATATGCAGGTACCATAAACATCAGCGGTAAGCCTATTATATTAACACCTATAACAactatagaaaaaaatgattcgCTACTAGATCAAATAATCTCGAGCGTTAGGGACGGACAAATGAATTCTCCTAAAATAGTACAAACTGCAGACAAAATCACAAGTATATTTGTTCCTCTCATTATTCTGTTGGCCATTTTAACCTGGATTATTTGGATACTTATCACTaagattaataaaaattttataataaacagCAGTACAAGTTCTGATTCTGATATTTCTACCGGTAATGCTATAGTCTGGTCATTAAATTTTGCAATTAGTGTTTTTGTAATTGCTTGTCCCTGTGGTATTGGATTAGCTGCTCCGACTGCAATGTTTGTTGGAAGCGGTATTGCCGCAAAAAATGGTATCTTAGTCAAAGGTGGCGGCCATGCTTTTCAACAAGGTAGTAAGATCAACGTTGTCTGTTTTGATAAAACAGGCACCTTAACTTTGGGTGGGGGTAAAAATTTCCAAGTTACCAACTATTGTATTGATCCAAAATATGAAGATGAAGTCACTGGTGGTAGCCGCGAAATTGGTGTCAAGGACATTTGGGGAATGATTGATAAGCTAGAATCCAATTCTACGCATCCATTGAGTATTGCGATTAGAAATTTTTTGGAGCAAAAGTTGGAAATGGTACAACAAAAGGATAGCGATGGAGAAATGAATCCCAATTATGAATTGCTTGATAGCCAGGAAATCCCAGGGTGTGGTTTGATGGgtgtatttaaaaataatagacTTAAAAGTGGTGACACCggcaataataaatttacgTTGTTGATTGGGAACGAAAAGTTTATGCACAAGCAGAAAGAGCCCGGGCAAATTACGATAATTAGTGAAAAGCACCAAAAGATGTTGGAAACTTGGAAAACTCAAGGTAAAAGTATAGTAGTGGTATCAATGTTGCAGCAAATGAAAGGTGCCAATTTTATTACTCCTATACTTTACTTTAGTATAAGAGACACAATTAGACCAGAGGCCAAGTATATAATCAATCGATTacaaaataactttaaaattgaaacaTGGCTAATATCCGGTGATAATGAAGTAACCACAAAAGCAATAGCAAAAGAGGTGGGTATCCCCGTTGAAAATGTCATAGCCGGTGTTTTGCCCGAAGAAAAGGCCAAAGCAATAGAAAGTATAAGGAATGGGAGTATTTATACCAAGAAAAGTGCAAATATTGCAAAGCCCGTAATCTGTATGGTCGGTGATGGTATAAATGATGCGCCAGCATTGTCTATAGCTGATGTTGGTGTGGCAATGGCAACAGGTTCAGATCTAGCAATGACCTCAAGTgattttgtattattatccaCAGATACGAATAGTTCTCGTAATGGAAGTAACGGTAATATGCTATATTCCTTATTGACTTTAATTGAACTTTCAAGAAAGGTATTCAATAGggttaaatttaatttttgttgggCATTAGTGTATAATATGATCGGTATTCCTATTGCTGCAGGAGTTTTGTTTccatataaaaaaactcGACTTTCACCCGTTTGGGCTAGCTGTTGTATGGCATTATCTTCTGTTTCCGTTGTTTTAAGCAGTCTATTATTGAAGCTGTATAAACCTAGACGCAAGAAgattattagtaataagTTCAAGCGCAGCACCGAGGATAATGAACCTAATGTTGATGATATTGAAATGTTTGAACCAGAAAAGGAAgcgttttaa
- a CDS encoding SHNi-TPR domain-containing protein (similar to Saccharomyces cerevisiae YLL022C | HIF1 | Hat1 Interacting Factor) — MSDSTTKTKSTKELNHLLTEASKYYANKDYNKSVENYGKLNELYYDLNGENSPDYLFLYGKSLFQLALDNSDIFGGNPGVDLDGEENEVDEEGLREESGTVCKKKSKMFQFDTEIEEDEEQGEEKEKEEEEEKEEEEEEEEEEEEEEESKEKHNKQEYEDLQNDFENAWDVLEVSRKLYENRLKKEPLQSSSDIILRLSEVHDILGEISLENENFEQASIDFEQSLNYRKQYFENNKDRKDPTNRLIIESYYKLSLSYEFQPKRGPDCEKNLGIAIKLLKDRIDQGKSEEGDSSLLQDLETKLKETKESIKLNANMENQQIEMMKSLLSGGAVTSHSTVNSSHANVHDLSSIVVKKNKKRPAGNGANDDNSQKKAKK, encoded by the coding sequence ATGTCAGACAGTACTACTAAAACCAAGAGCACCAAGGAATTGAACCACTTGCTGACTGAGGCCAGTAAATACTATGCAAATAAAGATTACAACAAGAGCGTTGAAAACTAtggaaaattaaatgagTTGTATTATGACTTAAATGGTGAAAATAGTCCggattatttgtttttgtatgGAAAAAGTTTGTTTCAACTTGCATTGGATAATTCAGATATATTTGGAGGTAACCCTGGTGTTGATCTCGATGGAGAAGAGAATGAAGTTGATGAAGAAGGGTTACGTGAAGAAAGTGGTACtgtttgcaaaaaaaaaagtaagaTGTTTCAATTTGATACTGAAATAGAGGAAGATGAAGAGCAAGGggaagagaaagaaaaagaggaagaagaagagaaagaagaagaagaagaagaagaagaagaagaagaagaagaagaagaaagtaAAGAAAAGCATAATAAACAAGAATATGAAGATCTTCaaaatgattttgaaaatgctTGGGATGTTTTAGAAGTTTCTCGTAAATTATATGAAAACAggctaaaaaaagaacctTTGCAATCTAGTTCtgatataatattaagaTTGTCCGAAGTTCATGACATTTTAGGGGAAATCTCtttagaaaatgaaaacttTGAACAGGCTTCAATTGATTTTGAACAATCATTAAATTATAGGAAACAGTACTTTGAAAACAATAAGGATAGAAAAGATCCTACCAACAGATTAATAATTGAATCTTATTAcaaattatcattatcatatGAATTTCAACCGAAAAGAGGACCAGATTGCGAAAAGAATTTAGGCATTGCTATTaagttattaaaagataGAATCGACCAAGGTAAAAGTGAGGAAGGTGATAGTTCATTACTACAGGACTTAGAAACCAAATTAAAGGAAACCAAAGAAtctataaaattaaatgctAATATGGAAAATCAACAAATAGAAATGATGAAGAGCTTATTGTCTGGAGGCGCTGTTACCAGTCATAGTACTGTCAATAGCAGCCATGCAAATGTGCATGATTTGAGTAGTATAGTtgttaaaaagaataagaaaAGACCGGCAGGAAACGGTGCTAATGATGACAATTCGCAAAAAAAGGCTAAAaagtag